The following proteins are co-located in the Streptomyces sp. DT2A-34 genome:
- a CDS encoding XRE family transcriptional regulator has translation MPRWRALPDELDPQVREFASQLRRLVDRSGLSIAALADRTGYSKTSWERYLNGRLLAPKGAIVALAEVTGTNPVHLTTMWELAERAWSRSEMRHDMTMEAIRISQARAALSEFGAPPANAKGSAKAAKTARKSGSATATPGVAGPAGVAPTVPPTVPAQPTAPEVRDSAVRDSAVRDAAERGSSGADVRDGASSGGNSWGMAGYRGPAPTGGRTAGAAAPASAGTPSPYGEPPQRPRPGGGSAGGGGGKRRLTMFLAGVVGVLVVIAAVFYLTDPGSGNKNEGAAKSPSPSATTDPDLPAGVKCSGDSCTGKDAESMGCSGDLVTTAKTATVGTAVVEVRYSETCGAAWGRITQAAQGDEVAVTVGKTKQTGSITLAGDTIAYTPMVAVKDAGEATACVTLAAGQEGCTQ, from the coding sequence ATGCCTCGTTGGAGGGCCTTGCCGGATGAACTCGATCCGCAGGTCAGGGAGTTCGCGAGCCAGCTGCGCAGGCTCGTGGACCGCAGTGGTCTGAGCATCGCGGCGCTGGCCGACCGCACGGGATACAGCAAGACGTCCTGGGAGCGGTATCTGAACGGGCGACTGCTCGCGCCCAAGGGCGCGATCGTGGCGCTCGCCGAGGTCACGGGCACCAATCCCGTTCACCTGACAACGATGTGGGAGCTCGCCGAACGGGCGTGGAGCCGTTCGGAGATGCGCCACGACATGACCATGGAGGCGATCCGGATCTCCCAGGCGCGCGCCGCGCTGAGCGAGTTCGGGGCGCCGCCGGCGAACGCCAAGGGGAGTGCGAAGGCGGCCAAGACCGCCCGCAAGAGCGGGAGCGCGACGGCGACGCCCGGGGTGGCGGGACCGGCGGGCGTGGCACCGACCGTGCCGCCCACGGTGCCGGCCCAGCCCACGGCGCCGGAGGTGCGGGACTCGGCCGTGCGGGACTCCGCGGTGCGGGACGCGGCGGAACGGGGCTCCAGTGGGGCCGACGTCCGCGACGGCGCCTCCTCCGGGGGCAACTCCTGGGGCATGGCCGGGTATCGAGGTCCGGCGCCGACGGGTGGCCGTACGGCGGGGGCGGCGGCGCCGGCTTCGGCGGGGACGCCGAGTCCGTACGGCGAGCCTCCGCAGCGGCCTCGGCCGGGAGGTGGATCCGCCGGCGGCGGTGGCGGCAAGCGGCGGCTGACGATGTTCCTCGCGGGGGTCGTCGGTGTGCTGGTGGTGATCGCGGCGGTGTTCTACCTCACCGACCCCGGCAGCGGGAACAAGAACGAGGGCGCGGCCAAGTCGCCCTCGCCGTCCGCGACGACCGACCCCGATCTGCCGGCCGGGGTGAAGTGCAGCGGCGACTCCTGCACCGGCAAGGACGCGGAGAGCATGGGCTGCAGCGGCGACCTGGTGACGACCGCCAAGACGGCGACCGTCGGCACGGCCGTGGTCGAGGTCCGCTACAGCGAGACCTGCGGCGCGGCGTGGGGGCGTATCACGCAGGCCGCGCAGGGGGACGAGGTGGCGGTGACGGTCGGCAAGACGAAGCAGACCGGATCGATCACCCTCGCCGGGGACACGATCGCGTACACGCCGATGGTGGCCGTGAAGGACGCGGGCGAGGCAACGGCCTGCGTGACGCTGGCCGCTGGGCAGGAGGGGTGCACGCAGTAG
- a CDS encoding malate dehydrogenase → MTRTPVNVTVTGAAGQIGYALLFRIASGQLLGADVPVKLRLLEITPALKAAEGTAMELDDCAFPLLQGIDISDDPNVAFDGANVALLVGARPRTKGMERGDLLEANGGIFKPQGQAINAHAADDIKVLVVGNPANTNALIAQAAAPDVPAERFTAMTRLDHNRALTQLAKKTGSTVSDIKRLTIWGNHSATQYPDIFHATIAGKNAAEVVNDEKWLAEDFIPTVAKRGAAIIEARGASSAASAANAAIDHVHTWVNGTADGDWVSMGIPSDGSYGVPEGLISSFPVTTKDGKYEIVQGLEINEFSRTRIDASVQELTEEREAVRSLGLI, encoded by the coding sequence ATGACCCGCACTCCCGTGAACGTCACCGTCACCGGCGCGGCCGGCCAGATCGGTTACGCCCTGCTCTTCCGCATCGCCTCCGGCCAGCTGCTCGGCGCGGACGTGCCGGTCAAGCTGCGCCTCCTGGAGATCACGCCCGCGCTCAAGGCCGCCGAGGGCACCGCCATGGAGCTCGACGACTGCGCGTTCCCGCTGCTGCAGGGCATCGACATCTCGGACGACCCGAACGTCGCCTTCGACGGCGCCAACGTCGCGCTGCTCGTCGGCGCCCGCCCCCGTACCAAGGGCATGGAGCGCGGTGACCTCCTGGAGGCCAACGGCGGCATCTTCAAGCCGCAGGGCCAGGCCATCAACGCCCACGCCGCGGACGACATCAAGGTCCTGGTCGTCGGCAACCCGGCCAACACCAACGCGCTCATCGCGCAGGCCGCCGCACCCGACGTACCGGCCGAGCGGTTCACCGCGATGACCCGCCTCGACCACAACCGCGCGCTGACCCAGCTCGCGAAGAAGACCGGCTCGACGGTCTCCGACATCAAGCGTCTGACCATCTGGGGCAACCACTCGGCCACCCAGTACCCGGACATCTTCCACGCCACCATCGCCGGCAAGAACGCCGCCGAGGTCGTCAACGACGAGAAGTGGCTCGCCGAGGACTTCATCCCGACCGTCGCCAAGCGCGGTGCGGCGATCATCGAGGCCCGTGGCGCCTCTTCGGCCGCCTCCGCCGCCAACGCCGCCATCGACCACGTCCACACGTGGGTCAACGGCACGGCCGACGGCGACTGGGTCTCCATGGGTATTCCGTCCGACGGTTCCTACGGCGTTCCCGAGGGGCTCATCTCCTCCTTCCCCGTCACCACCAAGGACGGCAAGTACGAGATCGTCCAGGGCCTGGAGATCAACGAGTTCTCCCGCACCCGTATCGACGCCTCCGTCCAGGAGCTGACCGAGGAGCGCGAGGCGGTCCGCTCCCTCGGCCTGATCTGA
- a CDS encoding RDD family protein, which translates to MSFGDPNNPYGAPQGQQPGYPPQQPPAQPGYGYPQAPQGVPPQQAYGYPQQQPGYPQAPGYPQAPGYGYPQQPGYGMPPSYANWGQRFLGTLVDMLVFAPPYIIIGIGGANRNAAVMGVGYVIMIGIAIWQLILEGKNGQTLGKKALGIRLVKEETGQPLGVGMAFVRRLAHFLDSIACYLGWLWPAWDAKRQTFADKVCGSIVIRNQ; encoded by the coding sequence ATGAGCTTCGGCGACCCGAACAACCCGTACGGGGCCCCGCAGGGTCAGCAGCCGGGCTACCCGCCCCAGCAGCCCCCGGCCCAGCCCGGCTACGGCTACCCGCAGGCCCCGCAGGGAGTCCCGCCGCAGCAGGCTTACGGCTACCCGCAGCAGCAGCCCGGCTACCCGCAGGCGCCGGGTTACCCGCAGGCTCCGGGCTACGGCTACCCGCAGCAGCCGGGCTACGGCATGCCGCCGTCGTACGCGAACTGGGGCCAGCGCTTCCTCGGCACCCTGGTCGACATGCTCGTGTTCGCGCCGCCCTACATCATCATCGGCATCGGTGGGGCCAACAGGAACGCCGCCGTGATGGGCGTCGGCTACGTCATCATGATCGGCATCGCGATCTGGCAGCTGATCCTCGAGGGCAAGAACGGCCAGACCCTCGGCAAGAAGGCGCTCGGCATCCGCCTGGTGAAGGAGGAGACCGGCCAGCCCCTGGGCGTCGGCATGGCGTTCGTGCGCCGGCTCGCCCACTTCCTGGACAGCATCGCGTGCTACCTCGGCTGGCTGTGGCCGGCGTGGGACGCCAAGCGGCAGACGTTCGCCGACAAGGTGTGCGGGTCCATCGTGATCCGCAACCAGTGA
- a CDS encoding MoxR family ATPase: MTSPSEADWRLFRGDGLPRHVTLPPAPPWRRFSPTPSVRPELPYLIQPEHADVVNAALHLRRPLLVTGPAGTGKSSLARAVAHELRLGELLRWSINSRSTVREALYQYDAIGRLRETTLSRDRGEREPSIGTFIRLGPLGTALVPQPTPRALLIDEMDKGDVDLPNDLLTVFEEGYFDIPELTRLPEDMADVEVQTADHRGTVTVHQGRVQCAEFPVVVITSNGEREFPPAFLRRCVRLALPIPDEARLRAIVTAHLGEEALRDADDLIETFLRRRAPGELATDQLLNAVFLRNGGVNLNAEELLDAVLHQLTGAL; encoded by the coding sequence ATGACGTCCCCTTCCGAGGCCGACTGGCGCCTCTTCCGCGGCGACGGTCTCCCGCGCCATGTGACGCTGCCCCCGGCCCCGCCATGGCGCCGTTTCAGCCCGACGCCGTCCGTCCGCCCCGAACTGCCCTATCTGATCCAGCCGGAGCATGCCGACGTCGTCAACGCCGCCCTGCATCTGCGCCGCCCGCTGCTGGTCACCGGTCCGGCCGGCACCGGCAAGTCGTCGCTCGCCCGGGCCGTCGCGCACGAACTGCGGCTGGGCGAGCTGCTGCGCTGGTCCATCAACAGCCGGTCGACCGTACGGGAGGCGCTGTACCAGTACGACGCGATCGGCCGGCTGCGCGAGACGACCCTCAGCCGCGACCGGGGCGAACGCGAGCCGTCGATCGGGACGTTCATCCGGCTCGGCCCGCTGGGCACGGCCCTGGTGCCGCAGCCGACGCCGCGTGCGCTGCTCATCGACGAGATGGACAAGGGCGACGTCGACCTGCCCAACGACCTGCTCACCGTTTTCGAGGAGGGCTACTTCGACATCCCGGAACTGACCCGGCTCCCCGAGGACATGGCGGACGTGGAGGTGCAGACCGCCGACCATCGCGGCACGGTGACGGTGCATCAGGGGCGGGTCCAGTGCGCCGAGTTCCCGGTCGTCGTCATCACCAGCAACGGCGAGCGCGAGTTCCCGCCCGCCTTCCTGCGCCGCTGCGTCCGCCTCGCCCTGCCCATACCGGACGAGGCCCGGCTGCGTGCCATCGTCACCGCACACCTGGGCGAGGAGGCCCTGCGCGACGCGGACGACCTGATCGAGACGTTCCTGCGTCGCCGCGCCCCCGGCGAACTGGCCACGGACCAGCTGCTCAACGCCGTGTTCCTGCGCAACGGCGGGGTGAACCTCAACGCGGAAGAGCTGCTGGACGCCGTACTGCACCAGCTCACCGGGGCGCTGTGA
- a CDS encoding SAV_2336 N-terminal domain-related protein translates to MTEAGGGGRLGELLRVLTASGHELDADQVLDVLWLARRMPGGPEAPLARLTRTAPAPPAEPAATEPDEAGPEHPAKAPRPDDPDLPDLTAHPLYSDARQEPEAAPVPEIRLRQGPEPDKALPVRVPEDKALAGELELGRALRPLRRRLASPHRLEIDEERTAAELAETRLPDVVQRPVQERWLHLVLLVDDGLSMLLWHRLAAELRTLLERLGAFATTRVLGLDTRGADEPRLHTRPFRPDSPPVPLSTVGDPSGRTLVLVVSDGMGAAWRSGALHGLLSTWASRGPTALLHTLPPDLWEGSGIHAERWQATTRRIGGANTSWEITDPVLPPGLAAFDGVPVPVLEPTAAALRNWAHLLASPGATVQLPLLTRPRPSGPAPAPRGPGGAQHFRDAATPEAYRLAAHLAAVSPLTVPVMRLVQTAVPWQARTSHLAEVFLGGLMRPHPAPVPGPLPAKHQVFDFSDTSRSVLLDAVPQSELLRTSRTIGLRLEQLAGNSPDFPAWLAHPDGSARLPGSQRPFTSVERKLLARFGVSFGSGVHGLERGLREQGATSGDGWGRLTDDDPRQLGPYRLRGRRRLRWVVEYDGVDEVDRTRAMVRTPRSDVSADGAELIAVEAEALRRLGGQYAPALLGTGLGRPPLWVASAPIEDGPAPAAPPRLAELFNQAHATGGAPFDKLTGLLVGWHLASALALCHLHGIVPADLSAENIFVLRRSVVLADLSDCALDGQYAGMGPAPTPEDNVRALGDLLQLVSSKAGRELHWRVPGHPEGMHLWQGDTWARLRQIVLRCLGPDPAERPTAGEVADVLAKYIAQSRAERTGTPTPPAQPQARTRPSSRVPLDLPPAAAVPSDPRPLPLRPPRFGAARRERQARLERLRTPLRHARRITLIGAYHHGGRVYSGRATTTMVLGSLLAAVRSEPVLALDGADDEGALDAFLTDRNPATVRDLADLPADPTYQEVRARTTRLPSGLEVAAHPGGHVPPNLIHAQAYPHVLARTAPYYSFVLTDWAPQRLDRSADTVLDLTDRLILCCGNSGWYLDAAWRVLDRLRVDGHRRLADQAIVVVTEVEQRTGRAVPDDLPARFDIGADQVVAVPYDRSLWSPGFRQLDQLRAPALNAFLDLAALVVAG, encoded by the coding sequence GTGACCGAGGCCGGCGGGGGCGGGCGGCTCGGCGAGCTGTTACGGGTGCTGACGGCTTCCGGGCACGAGCTGGACGCCGATCAGGTGCTCGACGTGCTGTGGCTGGCCCGGCGGATGCCCGGCGGACCGGAGGCGCCCCTCGCGCGCCTCACGCGCACGGCACCGGCGCCGCCCGCGGAGCCGGCCGCGACCGAGCCGGACGAGGCCGGCCCGGAGCACCCCGCGAAGGCACCCCGGCCCGACGACCCGGACCTGCCCGACCTGACCGCGCACCCGCTGTACTCGGACGCCCGGCAGGAGCCCGAAGCCGCGCCGGTTCCCGAGATACGGCTGCGCCAGGGCCCCGAGCCGGACAAGGCGCTGCCCGTCCGGGTCCCCGAGGACAAGGCCCTCGCGGGCGAGCTCGAACTGGGCCGCGCACTACGGCCGTTGCGCCGCCGCCTGGCCAGCCCGCACCGCCTGGAGATCGACGAGGAGCGCACCGCCGCCGAACTCGCCGAGACCCGGCTGCCCGACGTGGTGCAGCGGCCCGTGCAGGAGCGCTGGCTCCATCTGGTCCTGCTCGTCGACGACGGCCTGTCGATGCTGCTGTGGCACCGCCTCGCCGCCGAACTGCGCACCCTGCTCGAACGCCTGGGCGCCTTCGCCACCACCCGCGTCCTCGGCCTCGACACCCGCGGCGCCGACGAACCCCGTCTGCACACCCGCCCGTTCCGGCCCGACAGCCCGCCCGTACCGCTGAGCACGGTCGGCGACCCCTCGGGCCGCACCCTGGTCCTCGTCGTCAGCGACGGCATGGGCGCCGCCTGGCGCAGTGGTGCCCTGCACGGCCTGCTGTCCACCTGGGCCTCCCGCGGCCCCACCGCCCTGCTGCACACCCTGCCGCCCGACCTGTGGGAAGGCTCCGGCATCCACGCGGAACGCTGGCAGGCCACCACTCGGCGGATCGGCGGCGCCAACACCTCCTGGGAAATCACCGACCCGGTACTGCCGCCCGGCCTGGCCGCCTTCGACGGTGTGCCGGTGCCGGTCCTGGAGCCGACGGCCGCCGCCCTGCGGAACTGGGCCCACCTGCTCGCCTCGCCGGGCGCCACGGTACAGCTGCCGCTGCTGACCCGGCCGCGCCCGTCCGGCCCGGCCCCCGCGCCCCGGGGCCCGGGCGGCGCCCAGCACTTCCGGGACGCGGCCACCCCGGAGGCGTACCGGCTCGCGGCGCACCTGGCGGCCGTGTCACCGCTCACGGTGCCGGTGATGCGGCTCGTCCAGACGGCGGTTCCGTGGCAGGCGCGGACCTCGCATCTCGCGGAGGTCTTCCTCGGCGGGCTCATGCGGCCGCATCCCGCGCCCGTGCCGGGGCCGCTGCCCGCCAAGCACCAGGTGTTCGACTTCTCCGACACGTCGAGGTCGGTGCTCCTGGACGCCGTCCCGCAGTCCGAACTCCTCAGGACCAGCCGCACGATCGGGCTCCGTCTCGAACAACTCGCGGGCAACTCCCCCGACTTCCCGGCCTGGCTCGCCCACCCGGACGGCTCCGCCCGGCTCCCCGGCTCGCAGCGGCCGTTCACGAGCGTGGAGCGGAAGCTGCTGGCACGGTTCGGGGTCTCGTTCGGCTCCGGGGTGCACGGGCTGGAGCGGGGCCTGCGCGAACAGGGCGCCACGTCGGGTGACGGCTGGGGGCGCCTGACGGACGACGACCCGCGGCAGCTGGGCCCCTACCGGCTGCGCGGCCGACGGCGTCTGCGGTGGGTGGTGGAGTACGACGGCGTCGACGAGGTCGACCGCACCAGAGCCATGGTGCGGACCCCACGCTCCGATGTCTCCGCCGACGGTGCCGAGTTGATCGCGGTGGAGGCGGAGGCGTTGCGCCGGCTGGGCGGACAGTACGCGCCCGCCCTGCTCGGCACCGGACTCGGGCGTCCGCCCCTCTGGGTGGCATCGGCGCCGATCGAGGACGGCCCCGCACCCGCCGCCCCGCCCCGGCTGGCGGAGCTCTTCAACCAGGCCCACGCGACGGGTGGCGCCCCCTTCGACAAGCTCACCGGGCTGCTCGTCGGCTGGCATCTGGCGAGCGCCCTGGCCCTGTGCCATCTCCACGGGATCGTGCCCGCGGACCTCAGTGCCGAGAACATCTTCGTGCTGCGGCGCTCGGTGGTCCTCGCCGACCTGTCCGACTGCGCCCTGGACGGCCAGTACGCCGGTATGGGCCCGGCGCCGACCCCCGAGGACAATGTCCGCGCGCTGGGCGACCTGCTGCAGCTGGTCAGCAGCAAGGCGGGCCGGGAACTGCACTGGCGGGTCCCCGGCCATCCCGAGGGCATGCACCTGTGGCAGGGCGACACCTGGGCGCGGCTGCGGCAGATCGTGCTGCGCTGCCTGGGCCCCGATCCGGCCGAGCGCCCCACGGCGGGCGAGGTCGCGGACGTCCTGGCGAAGTACATCGCCCAGTCCCGCGCCGAACGCACCGGCACTCCGACGCCCCCGGCCCAGCCCCAGGCCCGCACCCGGCCGTCGTCGCGCGTGCCGCTCGACCTGCCACCGGCCGCCGCCGTGCCCTCGGACCCCCGCCCCCTCCCCCTGCGCCCGCCCCGCTTCGGCGCCGCCCGCCGCGAACGGCAGGCCCGGCTGGAACGGCTGCGGACACCGCTGCGCCACGCCCGGCGCATCACCCTGATCGGCGCCTACCACCACGGCGGCCGGGTCTACAGCGGGCGGGCCACCACGACGATGGTGCTGGGCTCGCTCCTCGCCGCCGTCCGGAGCGAGCCTGTCCTGGCCCTCGACGGAGCGGACGACGAGGGCGCACTCGACGCCTTCCTCACCGACCGGAACCCGGCCACCGTGCGCGACCTGGCCGACCTGCCGGCCGATCCGACGTACCAGGAGGTCCGCGCCCGCACCACCCGCCTGCCGTCGGGGCTGGAAGTCGCCGCGCACCCGGGGGGCCACGTCCCCCCGAACCTCATACACGCCCAGGCCTATCCGCACGTTCTGGCGAGGACCGCGCCCTACTACTCCTTCGTCCTCACCGACTGGGCCCCGCAGCGCCTGGACCGGTCGGCCGACACCGTCCTCGATCTGACCGACCGGCTGATCCTGTGCTGCGGCAACTCGGGCTGGTACCTCGACGCCGCGTGGCGGGTGCTCGACCGGCTGCGCGTCGACGGGCACCGGCGGTTGGCGGACCAGGCGATCGTCGTGGTGACCGAGGTCGAGCAACGTACGGGCCGTGCCGTGCCGGACGACCTTCCCGCCCGTTTCGACATCGGTGCCGACCAGGTGGTCGCCGTGCCTTACGACCGGTCGCTGTGGTCTCCGGGCTTCCGGCAGTTGGACCAGTTGCGGGCACCGGCGCTGAACGCCTTTCTGGACCTGGCGGCACTGGTCGTGGCGGGCTGA
- a CDS encoding bifunctional methylenetetrahydrofolate dehydrogenase/methenyltetrahydrofolate cyclohydrolase has protein sequence MTAQILDGKATAAAIKSDLTARVAALKEKGVTPGLGTILVGDDPGSQKYVAGKHRDCAQVGIASIQRELPATATQEEIEAVVRELNEDPACTGYIVQLPLPKGIDENRILELMDPAKDADGLHPMNLGRLVLNEPAPLPCTPNGVLTLLRQYGVEIKGAEVVVVGRGVTIGRPMPLLLTRRSENATVTQCHTGTRDLAAHLRRADIIVAAAGSAHLIRPEDVKPGAAVLDVGVSRNAEGKIVGDVHPGVAEVAGWISPNPGGVGPMTRAQLLVNVVEAAERSVVG, from the coding sequence ATGACCGCCCAGATTCTCGATGGCAAGGCCACCGCAGCCGCGATCAAGTCCGATCTGACCGCCCGCGTGGCGGCGCTGAAGGAGAAGGGCGTCACGCCCGGCCTCGGCACGATCCTGGTCGGGGACGACCCCGGCAGCCAGAAGTACGTCGCCGGCAAGCACCGCGACTGCGCCCAGGTGGGCATCGCCTCCATCCAGCGCGAGTTGCCCGCCACGGCGACGCAGGAGGAGATCGAGGCGGTGGTGCGGGAGCTGAACGAGGACCCCGCCTGCACGGGTTACATCGTCCAGCTGCCCCTCCCCAAGGGCATCGACGAGAACCGCATCCTCGAACTGATGGACCCGGCCAAGGACGCCGACGGCCTGCACCCGATGAACCTCGGCCGCCTGGTGCTCAACGAGCCCGCCCCGCTGCCGTGCACCCCCAACGGCGTCCTCACCCTGCTCCGCCAGTACGGCGTCGAGATCAAGGGCGCCGAGGTCGTGGTCGTCGGCCGCGGTGTGACCATCGGCCGGCCGATGCCGCTGCTGCTGACCCGGCGCAGCGAGAACGCGACCGTGACCCAGTGCCACACCGGCACACGGGACCTGGCCGCGCACCTGCGCCGCGCGGACATCATCGTCGCGGCCGCGGGCTCCGCCCACCTGATCCGCCCCGAGGACGTGAAGCCGGGCGCCGCCGTCCTCGACGTCGGTGTCTCCCGCAACGCCGAGGGCAAGATCGTGGGCGACGTCCACCCCGGCGTCGCCGAGGTGGCCGGCTGGATCTCCCCGAACCCCGGCGGCGTGGGCCCGATGACCCGGGCGCAGCTGCTGGTCAACGTGGTCGAGGCGGCGGAGCGCAGTGTCGTCGGCTGA
- a CDS encoding DUF3017 domain-containing protein, whose product MSSAEGGTDKAEEIEVRDPVSAPDADGVPRRTTRRFPLFTRDTARPEGGGRAAAGDAPAPARQWPVLLVIGLVGVGLLITALDVFRAGTLVIGGALLTGAVLRWLLPSVGMLAVRSRFTDIVTYGVLGLVIVLLALMAQPKPKLVIPFLEDILHFTVSS is encoded by the coding sequence GTGTCGTCGGCTGAGGGCGGCACCGACAAGGCGGAGGAGATCGAGGTCCGGGACCCGGTGAGCGCGCCGGACGCCGACGGTGTGCCCCGGCGGACCACCCGACGCTTCCCGCTGTTCACCAGGGACACGGCACGCCCCGAGGGCGGCGGCCGCGCCGCGGCCGGTGACGCCCCGGCGCCCGCCCGGCAGTGGCCGGTCCTCCTGGTCATCGGCCTGGTCGGGGTGGGCCTGCTGATCACCGCGCTGGACGTGTTCCGGGCGGGCACGCTGGTGATCGGCGGTGCTCTGCTGACCGGCGCGGTGCTGCGCTGGCTCCTGCCGAGCGTCGGCATGCTCGCCGTGCGCTCGCGCTTCACGGACATAGTGACGTACGGCGTGCTGGGCCTCGTGATCGTGCTGCTGGCGTTGATGGCGCAGCCGAAGCCGAAGCTGGTGATCCCGTTTCTGGAGGACATTCTGCACTTCACGGTCAGCAGCTGA
- a CDS encoding helix-turn-helix transcriptional regulator, giving the protein MGAWQPLPDDLPPEVRHFVEQLRQLKDRTGLSLVSLGARTAYSKSSWQRYLNATQPPPRQAVVALCRVAGVGKEEAERFGVRWELAVQVWPRAVAVPVKPGQEEPGQEEHGEHEAYEDDPTLPWWDAPPKEPEGPSRRLLVVAVVLVVVLVLTAVIGALALG; this is encoded by the coding sequence ATGGGTGCCTGGCAGCCGCTGCCCGACGATCTGCCGCCGGAGGTGCGGCACTTCGTGGAGCAGTTGCGGCAGCTCAAGGACCGCACGGGCCTGAGCCTGGTGTCGCTGGGCGCGCGCACCGCGTACAGCAAGTCCTCCTGGCAGCGTTACCTCAACGCCACCCAGCCCCCGCCCCGGCAGGCGGTCGTCGCCCTGTGCCGGGTGGCAGGGGTCGGCAAGGAGGAGGCGGAGCGCTTCGGGGTGCGGTGGGAGCTGGCGGTGCAGGTGTGGCCGCGGGCTGTGGCGGTGCCGGTGAAGCCGGGGCAGGAGGAGCCGGGGCAGGAGGAGCACGGGGAACACGAGGCGTACGAGGACGATCCCACCCTTCCGTGGTGGGACGCGCCGCCGAAGGAGCCGGAGGGCCCGTCCCGTCGGTTGCTGGTTGTGGCCGTCGTACTCGTCGTGGTGCTGGTGCTGACGGCGGTGATCGGGGCGCTTGCGCTGGGTTGA
- a CDS encoding FHA domain-containing protein has translation MYSIIVVPPPTTEDETDRTRAAQLRLAPGERLSFGRSASDNDLTIAHDGVSRRAGEITAQGAFWILSNLSREQTYVVENPEGAGEHIKVGPGRLDAPVPFEFSRIVLPAAGDLLAVEVWAPRHDYLSCDGGLDGATTAPAFSVDRTKRYFAVLAALCEPRLRGEPHAPPPTVDQVVDRLRPHWPAASRTSVQWNIDYLAVKLRLKPGPETADTGPRLNGKKESLVSLALRFDLVREDDLIVLREPVSSTAPAPGRTGR, from the coding sequence TTGTACAGCATCATCGTGGTACCTCCGCCGACCACGGAGGACGAGACCGACCGCACCCGGGCCGCCCAGCTCCGGCTGGCTCCCGGCGAGCGGCTCAGCTTCGGGCGTTCCGCTTCCGACAACGACCTCACCATCGCGCACGACGGGGTCTCCCGCAGAGCCGGTGAGATCACCGCGCAGGGCGCCTTCTGGATACTGAGCAACCTCAGCCGGGAACAGACGTACGTCGTGGAGAACCCGGAGGGCGCGGGCGAGCACATCAAGGTCGGGCCGGGGCGCCTTGACGCGCCGGTGCCCTTCGAGTTCTCGCGGATTGTGCTGCCGGCGGCCGGCGATCTGCTGGCGGTCGAGGTGTGGGCGCCGCGCCACGACTACCTCAGCTGCGACGGCGGCCTGGACGGCGCGACGACCGCCCCGGCCTTCTCGGTCGACCGCACCAAGCGGTACTTCGCGGTCCTGGCCGCCCTGTGCGAACCCCGGCTGCGCGGCGAACCGCACGCCCCGCCGCCCACGGTCGACCAGGTCGTGGACCGGCTGCGCCCCCACTGGCCTGCGGCGTCCCGTACGTCGGTTCAATGGAACATCGACTACCTCGCCGTGAAGCTGCGGCTCAAGCCCGGCCCGGAGACGGCGGACACCGGCCCGCGCCTCAACGGCAAGAAGGAGTCCCTGGTGTCGCTGGCGCTGCGCTTCGATCTCGTCCGGGAGGACGACCTGATCGTGCTGCGAGAGCCCGTGTCCTCGACGGCCCCGGCACCCGGCCGGACGGGCCGGTGA